One segment of Sulfobacillus thermosulfidooxidans DSM 9293 DNA contains the following:
- a CDS encoding FGGY family carbohydrate kinase has protein sequence MGDKWVLGIDLGTTHVKAVAVNKAGKVVFKASQQPKIYTGVEGHFEQDPTEILQMVQLFIAHCQEHAHLESVAFSTAMHTFMVVDDQMRPVTKVWTWMDRRARPFADMLRQQGKGTLWYRLTGCPVHAMSPAVKWLAYSRFDSGLRPISLRDWIIYSLGHQVVTEYSVAAASGMMSRQGTWEPEILSTLRLSEEMLPSIHSWNYAVNDILLGGSDGAMAHYGLNVTSNSHHGVLTWGTSAAIRVTADRAEPENFMPVGNFAYFLGPGQGYLVGQALSNAGNVLAWASKMLGLSIPMLMTQGIAAINSSDSLPVFIPYLYGERSPLWDETVKAGFEHVMPEHQGIHFAGAILVSLLALLKAAYQRLQHSTGPLISVHVGPNLSRQNPWGQLVSQIVDVPLIVSSHEDASVWGAVKLAAHTQGWSVAPPASEDMMVHPRKNPKLQERIDAIMNYIR, from the coding sequence ATGGGTGATAAATGGGTGTTAGGTATTGACTTGGGAACAACCCATGTGAAAGCGGTAGCGGTAAATAAAGCGGGAAAGGTCGTATTTAAGGCGAGTCAACAACCTAAGATTTACACCGGAGTGGAAGGTCACTTTGAACAAGATCCCACCGAAATTCTTCAGATGGTGCAATTATTTATCGCACACTGTCAAGAACACGCTCACTTGGAGTCTGTGGCGTTTAGTACAGCCATGCACACATTTATGGTGGTCGATGATCAAATGCGTCCGGTGACAAAAGTTTGGACGTGGATGGATCGCCGTGCCCGGCCTTTTGCGGACATGCTGCGGCAACAAGGTAAAGGAACGCTATGGTACCGTCTTACGGGATGTCCTGTGCATGCGATGTCCCCAGCTGTCAAATGGCTGGCTTACTCACGCTTTGATTCTGGTCTTAGGCCAATATCACTAAGAGATTGGATTATTTATTCTTTAGGACATCAAGTAGTGACAGAGTATTCTGTTGCTGCGGCAAGTGGCATGATGTCGCGTCAGGGAACTTGGGAGCCAGAAATTTTGAGCACATTACGTCTGTCTGAAGAGATGCTTCCGTCTATTCACTCGTGGAATTATGCGGTGAACGATATTTTGCTCGGTGGCAGTGATGGGGCCATGGCCCATTATGGTCTGAATGTCACATCGAATTCTCATCATGGTGTGCTGACTTGGGGAACTTCGGCCGCCATTCGGGTAACGGCTGATAGAGCGGAACCGGAGAATTTTATGCCAGTAGGCAATTTCGCATATTTTTTGGGCCCAGGACAGGGATATTTGGTGGGACAAGCCTTGTCCAATGCCGGAAATGTTTTGGCGTGGGCATCTAAAATGTTAGGCTTATCCATTCCCATGCTCATGACGCAAGGAATAGCTGCAATTAATTCTTCTGATTCTTTACCTGTCTTTATTCCCTATCTCTATGGGGAACGGTCCCCGCTATGGGATGAAACTGTGAAGGCAGGTTTCGAGCATGTGATGCCAGAACATCAAGGAATACATTTTGCCGGGGCTATTCTGGTGTCCTTATTGGCCCTACTTAAAGCGGCCTACCAGCGCTTACAACACTCTACGGGTCCTCTCATTTCCGTTCATGTGGGGCCAAATTTGTCCCGGCAAAATCCTTGGGGGCAATTGGTTTCTCAAATTGTCGATGTTCCTTTGATAGTGTCCAGTCATGAAGATGCATCTGTGTGGGGAGCAGTAAAATTAGCCGCTCATACTCAAGGGTGGTCTGTGGCACCTCCTGCCAGTGAGGACATGATGGTTCACCCAAGAAAAAATCCTAAACTGCAAGAACGAATTGATGCCATAATGAATTATATCCGGTAA
- a CDS encoding thioredoxin family protein: MKSLTLLIVTKPHCSGCELMKRKTLNHPEVQMELEAKWDVYPYRAHEDNGSNDFIWYPTVVAYDGMFQVLRREEGFIPPYEFLVFLHLAEAKQLLKQKDYTTCQQLLEMTCKSFPLSGLIPECLYYLGVASHLAHNPRETARVWRILRETYPQTRWAHKVMLQWPEE; encoded by the coding sequence TTGAAATCCTTGACGCTTCTTATTGTGACGAAACCCCATTGTTCCGGCTGCGAATTGATGAAGAGAAAGACCTTAAACCATCCTGAGGTGCAAATGGAACTAGAAGCCAAATGGGATGTTTACCCGTATCGTGCTCATGAAGACAATGGGTCCAACGATTTTATTTGGTATCCGACGGTGGTGGCTTATGATGGCATGTTTCAGGTTTTACGACGGGAAGAGGGATTTATTCCGCCTTATGAATTTTTAGTGTTTTTGCATCTGGCTGAAGCCAAGCAACTATTGAAGCAAAAAGATTACACAACATGTCAGCAGTTACTTGAAATGACCTGCAAAAGTTTTCCTTTGAGTGGGCTTATTCCCGAATGTTTATATTATTTGGGTGTGGCGAGTCATCTAGCTCACAATCCGCGAGAAACAGCCCGTGTTTGGCGGATATTACGTGAAACCTATCCCCAAACACGATGGGCACACAAAGTTATGCTGCAATGGCCTGAGGAATAA
- a CDS encoding acylphosphatase produces MSIKRYRVTVVGRVQGVGFRQSAWEVAQRYHISGWVRNCSDPSQVQLEIEGEQEQVSSFIEWLQHGPTFARVDHVYHEEMPVQGSSQFEIRR; encoded by the coding sequence ATGTCCATAAAACGTTATCGCGTCACAGTGGTCGGGCGAGTTCAAGGCGTTGGATTTCGTCAATCAGCGTGGGAGGTCGCGCAGCGCTATCACATTAGTGGGTGGGTCAGAAATTGTTCAGACCCGAGCCAGGTACAATTGGAAATTGAAGGTGAACAAGAGCAGGTATCCTCGTTCATTGAATGGCTACAACACGGTCCAACATTCGCTCGGGTTGACCATGTTTATCACGAAGAAATGCCGGTACAAGGTAGCTCGCAATTTGAAATTCGACGATAA
- a CDS encoding PucR family transcriptional regulator yields MTRLFDSIPASVRSTFVQEKLGALLEDSTYSRELLWTLQVYLESNGQAREAAKRLYVHRNTLAYRLERLQALLGCDLKDLDTVIDLRLALDFYHDGILENGGKDDAKVEEITRVP; encoded by the coding sequence TTGACACGCTTGTTTGATTCGATACCGGCATCTGTACGGTCAACATTTGTTCAGGAAAAATTAGGAGCCTTATTGGAGGATAGTACGTATAGTCGTGAGTTGCTGTGGACCTTGCAAGTCTACTTGGAAAGTAATGGTCAGGCACGGGAAGCTGCAAAACGTCTCTATGTGCATCGCAACACGCTCGCGTATCGTTTAGAACGACTGCAAGCATTGCTGGGATGTGATCTTAAGGATCTCGATACGGTCATTGATTTACGATTGGCCCTAGATTTTTATCATGATGGGATTCTAGAGAATGGAGGGAAAGATGATGCCAAAGTCGAGGAGATTACCCGTGTTCCCTAA
- a CDS encoding sulfocyanin-like copper-binding protein, which yields MLTLLSWFLYFMLFFTSHAPRSSSPQWLRVDPTTHTAELMVIAHYNDMNNGYNLNGGYNGNMTINIPERTRVTVTFINNAPHQFHSLALIGPHGLSARRPILTGASISFPLQGIAPHSHAIFTFVTPNRPRHYRLACLRPGHLGYGMYLDLNVMPSND from the coding sequence TTGTTGACATTATTGTCATGGTTCCTTTATTTTATGCTATTTTTTACTAGCCATGCTCCTCGGTCGTCTTCTCCGCAGTGGTTGCGTGTTGATCCCACAACGCACACTGCAGAACTAATGGTGATTGCCCATTATAATGACATGAACAACGGCTACAATCTCAACGGCGGCTATAACGGCAATATGACCATCAATATTCCAGAACGCACCCGGGTCACCGTGACATTCATTAACAACGCTCCCCATCAATTCCATTCCTTAGCATTAATTGGCCCCCATGGCCTGAGCGCCAGACGTCCCATTCTCACCGGCGCCAGCATATCCTTTCCTCTTCAGGGGATTGCTCCCCATAGCCACGCCATCTTCACCTTCGTGACACCGAATCGCCCCCGTCATTACCGGCTGGCCTGTCTCCGACCAGGTCACCTCGGCTACGGCATGTATTTAGATCTCAACGTGATGCCCTCCAATGATTAA
- a CDS encoding DUF2250 domain-containing protein → MDRKLDETDIKLLKYFKTLGPDYAKLLAARFNMDVAAMRERLNYLESLNFIERVEGRIVKYYHRRMKSVKHRNHTYYMISREGDHFLRQQEDVPEITWKKPRR, encoded by the coding sequence ATGGACCGTAAACTCGATGAGACAGACATTAAACTCCTGAAGTATTTTAAAACGCTAGGCCCTGATTATGCGAAACTATTAGCCGCTCGCTTTAATATGGATGTCGCGGCTATGCGTGAACGCCTCAATTATTTAGAATCGCTGAACTTCATTGAGCGGGTCGAAGGCCGCATCGTCAAGTACTATCATCGGCGTATGAAAAGTGTCAAACATCGTAATCATACGTACTATATGATATCGCGCGAAGGCGATCATTTTCTTCGTCAGCAAGAAGATGTTCCCGAAATCACGTGGAAAAAACCGCGGCGATAA